Proteins encoded in a region of the Aliivibrio fischeri ATCC 7744 = JCM 18803 = DSM 507 genome:
- a CDS encoding YdcH family protein → MLNENHAFILDFPELKLDIVQLNHDDPKFKADLQQYHQLDYDIRQLEISGSPIGDDSMHALKRQRMELKDILYKQLVEHHEMVSN, encoded by the coding sequence ATGCTAAATGAAAACCACGCTTTTATCTTAGATTTTCCAGAGCTTAAATTGGATATTGTTCAGCTTAATCATGATGATCCTAAATTTAAAGCTGATCTCCAACAATATCATCAACTTGATTATGACATTCGACAACTAGAGATATCAGGTAGTCCAATTGGTGATGATAGTATGCATGCATTAAAGCGTCAGCGTATGGAATTAAAAGACATATTATATAAGCAGTTAGTTGAACATCATGAAATGGTTAGTAACTAA
- a CDS encoding DMT family transporter, protein MYYLLPLFTVLIWGGNSIINKMAASAIEPSAMSFYRWAFAMLILTPFCLPSVIKSRHVIRPYLSKLAFLALLGMVLNQSLGYYAGLTTTASNMSLITSLVPLISIFLSLPLLGKRISALSIVGAVISLAGLTFMLGHGDMTFFLHQPITEGDGLMVIAALSYGAYCVLLKRWKMPITNWQLIYMQGMFAVAMLTPLWLTSDSLLPTESSIPLIMYASIAASILAPWMWVKAIDVIGAESSAMFMNLLPVVAVSLAAILLGEKIESYHLMGGIMVISGVILAQIKTKKAKQEASLLIKA, encoded by the coding sequence ATGTATTATCTTTTACCGCTATTCACCGTACTCATTTGGGGCGGAAATTCTATCATCAATAAGATGGCAGCTTCTGCTATCGAACCTAGCGCAATGAGCTTTTATCGTTGGGCTTTTGCCATGCTGATTTTAACTCCGTTTTGCTTACCATCTGTTATTAAATCTCGTCATGTGATCCGTCCGTATTTAAGCAAATTGGCTTTCCTAGCCTTACTTGGCATGGTATTAAACCAATCTCTTGGTTATTACGCAGGTTTAACGACTACGGCTTCAAATATGTCGTTAATCACCTCACTAGTGCCATTAATCAGTATCTTTCTTAGTCTCCCGTTATTGGGAAAACGTATTTCAGCATTAAGTATTGTCGGTGCGGTGATTTCACTTGCGGGTCTAACATTTATGCTTGGTCACGGAGATATGACTTTCTTTTTACACCAACCAATTACAGAAGGTGATGGCTTGATGGTAATCGCAGCCCTCTCTTATGGTGCCTATTGCGTATTATTAAAACGCTGGAAAATGCCAATTACTAACTGGCAACTTATTTACATGCAAGGTATGTTTGCTGTCGCAATGCTAACCCCATTATGGTTAACAAGTGATAGCCTATTACCAACAGAAAGCTCGATTCCACTCATCATGTATGCATCAATTGCCGCTTCTATCTTAGCGCCTTGGATGTGGGTAAAAGCAATTGATGTAATTGGTGCAGAATCAAGTGCAATGTTCATGAACCTACTTCCTGTAGTAGCGGTATCGTTAGCTGCAATCCTACTAGGTGAGAAAATTGAAAGTTATCATCTAATGGGCGGAATAATGGTTATTTCAGGTGTTATCTTGGCACAAATTAAAACCAAGAAAGCCAAACAAGAAGCAAGTCTACTTATCAAAGCTTAA
- a CDS encoding copper chaperone PCu(A)C, which produces MKKTLLALSALFISSASFAQSDLVIENPYARATPPNAVNSAIFMTIKNNGDKDRTLVSATTSAANKVELHTVVKSDGMMKMREVDSMTIAKDSETVLKPGGLHIMLFELTGPLKEEEFIDVSLNFANGDKEVFKAPVKKVMAGMKHKM; this is translated from the coding sequence ATGAAAAAAACATTGCTTGCTCTTAGCGCCCTATTTATTAGTTCGGCTTCTTTTGCACAAAGTGATTTGGTCATCGAAAATCCATACGCACGCGCAACGCCACCAAATGCAGTAAATAGCGCTATTTTCATGACCATTAAAAATAATGGTGATAAAGACCGTACTTTGGTTTCTGCTACGACATCAGCGGCTAATAAGGTTGAACTTCATACTGTTGTAAAAAGTGACGGAATGATGAAAATGCGTGAAGTGGACTCCATGACAATAGCAAAAGACTCAGAAACGGTTTTAAAGCCTGGTGGCCTACATATCATGCTTTTTGAACTAACAGGTCCGCTAAAAGAAGAAGAATTTATTGATGTAAGCCTTAACTTTGCAAATGGTGATAAAGAAGTATTTAAAGCGCCAGTGAAGAAAGTCATGGCTGGAATGAAGCACAAAATGTAA